One Streptomyces sp. BA2 DNA window includes the following coding sequences:
- a CDS encoding phage tail protein produces MPSPQDDFVVHTFAIQIDGIQLEQLKGVSGLGIRQRVIESEENDASTGKQIIRKQQGPREAGSIEITRGVDKSTALTDWIKLTAESNDIGKARKNVTIEVKSGKGETVRRYNLANAWASQYQLGALTSGSSEPLMETVTIEYEDLTIA; encoded by the coding sequence ATGCCCAGCCCTCAGGACGACTTCGTCGTCCATACCTTCGCCATCCAGATCGATGGCATTCAGCTGGAGCAGCTCAAAGGCGTGTCGGGACTCGGCATTCGCCAGCGGGTCATCGAGAGCGAGGAAAACGACGCCTCCACCGGCAAGCAGATCATTCGAAAGCAGCAAGGGCCCCGTGAGGCCGGAAGCATCGAGATCACGCGCGGTGTCGACAAGAGCACGGCGCTGACCGACTGGATCAAACTGACGGCTGAGAGCAACGACATCGGCAAGGCCCGTAAGAACGTCACCATCGAAGTGAAGAGCGGGAAGGGCGAGACTGTTCGCCGGTACAACCTCGCCAATGCCTGGGCCAGTCAGTACCAACTCGGCGCCCTGACCTCCGGAAGCTCCGAGCCGCTCATGGAGACCGTGACCATCGAGTACGAGGACTTGACAATCGCGTGA
- a CDS encoding DUF6760 family protein: MTTYAIDDLYVEIAYLAYHFHWPLAEILDLDHIERRRYAAEIGTIIQLTARE, encoded by the coding sequence ATAACGACGTACGCGATAGATGACCTCTATGTGGAGATCGCGTACCTCGCCTACCACTTCCACTGGCCGCTCGCCGAGATCCTCGACCTCGACCACATCGAGCGCCGCCGCTACGCCGCGGAAATCGGCACCATCATTCAACTGACGGCCAGAGAGTAG
- a CDS encoding phage tail protein — protein sequence MSNRNDGARTGSDPARSHHFRLTIDGQDLGRFTSCEGLACSVEVEEFAEGGSNGFSWYLPKRLAYPPLLLSRPVHPGVRQAVSWVTAAVAERRRTTGEIAALTNGGAVLARWGLLGVVPVSWSGPSFDVRSATAAMEVLEIVHHGFFEPGGR from the coding sequence ATGTCGAACCGGAACGACGGGGCGCGGACCGGATCAGACCCGGCGCGCAGTCACCACTTCCGGCTGACCATCGACGGCCAGGACCTCGGTCGCTTCACCAGCTGCGAGGGCCTGGCCTGCTCGGTCGAGGTGGAGGAGTTCGCCGAGGGCGGCAGCAATGGCTTCAGCTGGTACCTGCCCAAGCGGCTGGCCTATCCACCGCTGTTGCTGTCCCGGCCGGTACATCCTGGTGTCCGACAGGCCGTGAGCTGGGTTACTGCCGCGGTCGCCGAGCGCCGCCGCACCACGGGTGAGATCGCCGCGCTCACCAACGGCGGTGCGGTGCTGGCCAGGTGGGGGCTGCTGGGGGTGGTGCCGGTGTCCTGGAGCGGGCCGAGTTTTGATGTGAGGAGCGCGACGGCGGCCATGGAAGTCCTGGAGATCGTGCATCACGGCTTCTTCGAACCCGGGGGCCGCTGA
- a CDS encoding CIS tube protein, producing MQDATVPDGGQDKMVRASLECFAPPASSAGEPRKLPGETIALQFNPAELTLVKGASWSRHLVRSAVAAATPEFTGSQPGVLTLQVLLDGTDKGGSVDSRITKLLKWCTPTEDSIDADRPSPPWLVFRWGKFESVSFLSYLRTVEAVFSLFSPQGSPERATCTLVLEEIGLAQRRQNPTSGSPDSRHVHTVIAGDTLPSIVHRHLGGSPAQWREIAEHNNIDDPTRMRVGQRLVLPLGGPDRHPA from the coding sequence ATGCAGGACGCAACCGTGCCCGACGGCGGTCAGGACAAGATGGTACGGGCCAGTCTGGAGTGCTTCGCGCCCCCGGCCAGTTCCGCGGGAGAGCCGCGCAAGCTGCCCGGCGAAACCATCGCCCTGCAGTTCAACCCCGCGGAACTCACCCTGGTGAAGGGCGCATCGTGGTCACGGCACCTGGTGCGCTCCGCTGTAGCGGCCGCCACGCCGGAGTTCACCGGGAGCCAGCCGGGGGTGCTGACCCTGCAAGTGCTCCTCGACGGCACCGACAAAGGCGGCTCGGTGGACTCACGCATCACCAAGCTGCTCAAGTGGTGCACTCCTACCGAGGACAGCATCGACGCGGACCGCCCCTCGCCCCCATGGCTGGTCTTTCGGTGGGGGAAGTTTGAGTCGGTTTCCTTTCTGTCGTACCTGCGCACCGTGGAGGCGGTCTTCTCGCTGTTCTCCCCCCAGGGCAGCCCGGAACGGGCGACCTGCACGCTGGTGCTGGAGGAGATCGGCCTGGCCCAGCGACGGCAGAACCCGACATCCGGCTCCCCCGACTCACGGCATGTGCACACCGTCATCGCGGGCGACACCCTCCCCTCGATCGTCCACCGCCACCTGGGCGGTTCACCCGCCCAATGGCGGGAGATCGCCGAACACAACAACATCGACGACCCCACGCGGATGCGGGTGGGCCAGCGCCTGGTGCTGCCGCTCGGCGGCCCCGACCGGCACCCGGCCTGA
- a CDS encoding VgrG-related protein has product MARQHGAALLVFVEGQQLSGPWEQALAWGFVEESRRSPAACELGLRDPGCELPRRTRLRPGAQVKLMAQNGAGSSELFTGEVTGCEVLAGESGTYSVIRAHDVSHRLRRGRRVAAYRQRSASDIAAELARKAGLKTGRIDSTPLVYEHISQAESDWDFLARLARQNGHEVFVRSGALHWRAGAQAGKAPSPPARAEQSPYVLEYGQNLLRVRAGATLRHQVDAVHVRGWDPDGGKALVAEHRAQQAPSRDVPWRPGAPAVGGQPLRLSSLPRADQNEAEQLAAAMAQEVAASLTELHAVVTGTPQLRLRSAVTLSGLGEGFNGRYTTTSVRHEFHPDTGYLTEVTVQEGDGLPPSEAPGNAEASYPRLAGLVCATVSNIQDPRAHGRARLRFPWLSDDYESDWARTLQLGGTPDGGIVCPDVGDEVLVGFEQGCLDRPFILGGLYNQRNAPGRHAVSDLYDTTKGTTNVRSFVSRTGQRLELLDAEGGPLGVLLASGDGKLRLDLDQRSASISIESDGEVRIDAKRAIHVEGESISLNARGGTLDLRGQRVNVRADTTVSLEGGGTCSLKAPLIKLN; this is encoded by the coding sequence ATGGCACGTCAGCACGGCGCCGCCCTGCTCGTCTTCGTCGAGGGGCAGCAGCTGTCCGGCCCCTGGGAGCAGGCCCTGGCCTGGGGGTTCGTCGAGGAGTCCCGGCGTTCTCCTGCCGCATGCGAGTTGGGTTTGCGCGACCCCGGGTGTGAACTGCCCCGGCGCACCCGGCTCCGACCGGGGGCCCAGGTGAAACTCATGGCCCAGAACGGCGCAGGCAGCAGCGAGCTGTTCACCGGCGAGGTCACGGGGTGCGAGGTGCTCGCCGGGGAGTCGGGGACCTACAGCGTGATACGTGCGCACGACGTGTCACACCGGCTGCGGCGCGGGCGGCGCGTCGCGGCGTACCGGCAGCGGTCGGCGAGCGACATCGCGGCCGAACTGGCAAGGAAGGCCGGTCTCAAGACCGGCCGGATCGACAGCACCCCGCTCGTCTATGAGCACATCAGCCAGGCAGAATCGGACTGGGACTTCCTCGCCCGGCTCGCACGCCAGAACGGGCACGAAGTCTTCGTACGCTCCGGTGCCCTGCACTGGCGTGCTGGGGCGCAGGCGGGCAAGGCTCCCTCGCCACCCGCCCGAGCCGAGCAGAGTCCCTACGTCCTGGAGTACGGACAGAACCTGCTGCGGGTGCGCGCCGGTGCCACCCTGCGCCACCAGGTCGATGCCGTGCACGTGCGTGGCTGGGACCCCGACGGCGGCAAGGCGCTGGTCGCCGAGCACCGCGCACAGCAGGCGCCGTCGCGTGATGTCCCCTGGCGGCCCGGCGCACCCGCCGTCGGCGGCCAGCCTCTGCGGCTGAGCTCGCTGCCGCGCGCCGACCAGAACGAGGCCGAGCAGCTCGCCGCCGCGATGGCGCAGGAAGTGGCCGCCAGTCTCACCGAGCTCCACGCGGTCGTGACCGGCACCCCACAGCTGCGGCTGCGCTCCGCGGTGACCCTCAGCGGGCTCGGCGAAGGATTCAACGGCCGCTATACGACGACCTCCGTTCGCCATGAATTCCACCCCGACACCGGATACCTCACCGAAGTCACCGTCCAGGAGGGCGATGGGCTGCCCCCGAGCGAGGCCCCAGGCAATGCCGAGGCGTCGTATCCGCGCCTTGCCGGACTCGTCTGCGCCACCGTCTCCAACATCCAAGACCCCAGGGCACACGGCCGGGCCCGGCTGCGCTTCCCCTGGCTCTCGGACGACTACGAGAGCGACTGGGCCCGGACCCTTCAGCTCGGCGGCACCCCCGACGGCGGAATCGTCTGCCCCGACGTGGGCGATGAGGTCCTCGTGGGATTCGAACAGGGCTGCCTGGACCGGCCCTTCATCCTCGGCGGCCTGTACAACCAGCGAAATGCCCCCGGCCGGCATGCCGTGAGCGATCTGTACGACACCACCAAGGGCACCACCAACGTCCGCTCCTTTGTGTCGAGGACCGGTCAGCGGCTTGAGCTGCTCGACGCCGAAGGCGGCCCTCTGGGGGTCCTTCTGGCCTCCGGCGACGGAAAGCTGCGACTCGACCTGGACCAGCGCAGTGCCAGCATCTCCATCGAAAGCGACGGCGAGGTGCGCATCGACGCCAAGAGGGCCATCCACGTGGAGGGCGAGAGCATCAGCCTCAACGCACGCGGCGGAACGCTGGACCTCAGGGGTCAGAGAGTCAACGTGCGTGCCGACACCACCGTATCGCTGGAGGGAGGCGGCACGTGCTCCCTCAAAGCCCCGCTGATCAAGCTCAATTGA
- a CDS encoding PAAR domain-containing protein, protein MPPAARIGDALSHLPNPTPVPLPSGDGVIAPPGALSVLIGGLPAAVAGSPGACAFPGHPPVPPAPLIPTPMAGKTVLIGDLPALRMGDKGPCGTVIVGGAPTVCIGG, encoded by the coding sequence ATGCCACCGGCAGCACGGATCGGCGACGCCCTGTCGCACCTCCCCAACCCCACCCCTGTCCCGCTTCCCTCGGGCGACGGAGTCATCGCACCGCCCGGCGCCCTGAGCGTTCTGATCGGCGGGCTGCCTGCCGCCGTGGCGGGCAGCCCGGGAGCCTGTGCCTTCCCCGGTCATCCGCCTGTGCCGCCGGCCCCCCTCATCCCCACCCCCATGGCGGGCAAGACCGTACTCATCGGCGATCTGCCCGCCCTGCGCATGGGCGACAAGGGGCCATGCGGCACCGTCATCGTGGGTGGCGCACCGACCGTGTGCATCGGCGGGTGA
- a CDS encoding GPW/gp25 family protein, with protein MTETAGMFIGRGWAFPMGVSPSGGADMVSGDEEIVQAIHLILGTDPGERPMRPEFGCAIRDYVFGSGDASAMGAVSHEVRRALDRWEPRIVVDDVTAARLPRQPEVLHIEITYRLCHTNSRRNLVFPFYAIPAHHDTIPFPAISLQRDHDAPA; from the coding sequence ATGACGGAGACAGCGGGGATGTTCATCGGACGCGGCTGGGCCTTCCCGATGGGAGTAAGCCCCTCCGGAGGCGCGGACATGGTGTCCGGCGACGAGGAGATCGTCCAGGCCATCCATCTGATTTTGGGCACCGACCCCGGCGAGCGGCCGATGCGCCCCGAATTCGGCTGTGCCATCCGCGACTACGTCTTCGGATCGGGCGATGCCTCCGCGATGGGCGCCGTGTCCCACGAGGTGCGGCGCGCCCTCGATCGCTGGGAACCACGCATCGTCGTGGACGACGTCACAGCCGCCCGGCTGCCCCGCCAACCCGAGGTGCTGCACATCGAGATCACGTACCGCCTCTGCCACACCAACAGCCGTCGCAATCTCGTTTTCCCGTTCTATGCGATCCCCGCCCACCACGACACCATCCCATTTCCCGCCATCTCCCTGCAGAGAGACCACGATGCCCCTGCCTAG
- a CDS encoding putative baseplate assembly protein: MPLPSPHLDDRRFQDLVDDAKRFIQGRCPEWTDHNVSDPGVALVEAFAQMVDQLVYRLNRVPEKVHLSFLDLLDLKLTAPQAARADVTFWLSAPQDTPVVVPAGTEVATPRAGGGQPCVFTVERDLEIVPTAFQQLGTAEAGHVAVLVTERFAAGDPVTCFAQQPVPGDTLLIGLTEPAPRCAVVLRMDCTLDGVGISPDHPPLVWEARCGQGWEPCEVQRDTTGGLNRPGEVVLHLPDGHISSLIGRRRAAWLRCRVVETEAGQPAYSSSPRISRLEAFTIGGTTPSAHGEVMRGQDLGVSDGTPGQSLSIERLPVVSGSLRTVVTHSAHGVQEWAVVTSFADSQPGDRHVRVDEVLGTVQFGPAVRGADGAIHQHGAVPAPGTRISAAEYRTGGGRSGNVGAGALTVLRTPLPMIARTENRAPATGGVDAETVESVKLRAAQWLRTQRRAVTAGDYAVIARTACREAGRVECVEAGRQDGHGLVRVLVIPDAPAAFEGIDWRAAVPSPAMLSTVAQAVEARRPLGIRVAVSGPAYQGVTVVAGLDAAPGQDPEEVRERALRAVHAFLSPLPSADGSPGWPLNRPLRSADLHSVLAAVPGVDAVGRLEMYPADFTTGERSDAAARIELRPAALFLSYRPHISVIPSAAASTTRWSPRGAS; encoded by the coding sequence ATGCCCCTGCCTAGCCCGCACTTGGACGACCGGCGTTTCCAGGACCTGGTCGACGATGCCAAGCGCTTCATCCAGGGCCGCTGCCCCGAGTGGACCGACCACAACGTTTCAGACCCGGGCGTCGCACTCGTCGAGGCGTTCGCGCAGATGGTGGACCAGCTGGTGTACCGGCTCAACCGGGTGCCCGAGAAGGTCCACCTCAGCTTTCTCGATCTGCTCGACCTGAAGCTGACGGCCCCCCAGGCCGCTCGCGCCGATGTCACCTTCTGGCTGTCCGCCCCGCAGGACACGCCCGTGGTGGTACCGGCCGGCACGGAGGTCGCCACCCCGCGGGCCGGCGGCGGCCAGCCGTGCGTGTTCACCGTCGAGCGCGACCTGGAGATCGTCCCCACCGCGTTCCAGCAGCTGGGGACCGCTGAGGCAGGGCATGTCGCGGTGCTGGTCACCGAGCGCTTCGCTGCCGGTGACCCGGTGACGTGCTTCGCGCAACAGCCCGTCCCCGGAGACACTCTGCTCATCGGTCTGACCGAGCCCGCGCCCCGGTGCGCCGTGGTCCTGCGGATGGACTGCACCTTGGACGGCGTGGGCATCTCCCCCGACCACCCCCCGCTGGTGTGGGAGGCGCGCTGCGGACAGGGCTGGGAGCCGTGCGAGGTCCAGCGGGACACGACCGGGGGCCTCAACCGGCCGGGCGAGGTGGTGCTGCACCTCCCCGACGGACACATCTCCTCGTTGATCGGGCGGCGCCGGGCCGCCTGGCTGCGCTGCCGCGTCGTGGAGACCGAGGCCGGTCAGCCCGCCTACTCCTCCTCGCCGCGGATCAGCCGCCTGGAGGCGTTCACGATCGGCGGCACCACCCCCAGCGCACACGGCGAGGTCATGCGCGGCCAAGACCTGGGGGTCTCGGATGGCACCCCCGGCCAGAGCCTGTCCATCGAGCGGCTGCCCGTCGTCTCCGGTTCCCTGCGCACGGTGGTGACCCACAGCGCGCACGGCGTCCAGGAATGGGCCGTGGTCACCTCGTTCGCCGACTCCCAGCCCGGTGATCGCCACGTGCGTGTCGATGAGGTCCTGGGCACGGTCCAGTTCGGGCCCGCGGTCCGCGGCGCGGACGGCGCCATCCACCAGCACGGGGCAGTGCCTGCGCCCGGTACGCGGATCAGCGCCGCCGAGTACCGCACAGGCGGCGGCCGCAGCGGCAATGTCGGCGCGGGTGCACTGACCGTCCTGCGCACACCGCTGCCAATGATCGCCCGTACGGAGAACCGGGCTCCCGCGACCGGCGGCGTGGACGCCGAGACCGTCGAGAGCGTCAAACTGCGTGCCGCTCAGTGGCTGCGCACGCAACGGCGTGCGGTCACCGCCGGCGACTACGCCGTCATCGCCCGCACCGCCTGCCGCGAGGCCGGGCGCGTCGAATGCGTGGAGGCGGGCAGGCAGGACGGGCACGGCCTGGTGCGTGTCCTGGTCATACCGGATGCGCCTGCGGCCTTCGAGGGGATCGACTGGCGTGCGGCCGTGCCCTCGCCCGCGATGCTCTCCACGGTGGCCCAGGCGGTCGAGGCACGCCGCCCCCTGGGCATCCGTGTCGCGGTGAGCGGGCCTGCCTACCAAGGCGTGACGGTCGTCGCCGGGCTGGACGCCGCCCCTGGGCAGGACCCCGAAGAGGTACGTGAACGGGCGCTGCGCGCCGTGCACGCCTTCCTCAGCCCGCTGCCCTCGGCGGATGGCAGTCCCGGCTGGCCGCTCAACCGCCCCTTACGCTCGGCCGACCTGCACTCTGTGCTCGCCGCGGTGCCCGGCGTCGACGCCGTGGGACGGTTGGAGATGTACCCGGCGGACTTCACCACCGGCGAGCGCTCTGACGCCGCGGCACGCATCGAGCTGAGGCCCGCGGCCCTCTTTCTGTCCTACCGCCCGCACATCTCGGTCATCCCCTCCGCTGCCGCGTCCACGACCCGCTGGAGCCCCAGGGGGGCGTCTTGA
- a CDS encoding phage tail protein — translation MTKTAGRRSQDQPAAELPEHRSLRAMLPAVYRQGDFADRFLCGFDDVLAPVVEQLDCLDAYLAPATAPLDFLDWMLSWGGVSLPSSVPEAGRRYALWAGTRLQGLRGTRPGLELLAGEVLATQIEITDSGGTRFGSRPDDLPEDDEPPHVHVRVEVPRGMTAHEVRSLVSDWLPAHAHTVIETAGPRGEA, via the coding sequence TTGACCAAGACGGCTGGCCGGCGCAGCCAGGACCAGCCCGCCGCCGAGCTACCGGAGCACCGGTCACTGCGAGCCATGCTCCCCGCGGTCTACCGCCAGGGCGACTTCGCCGACCGCTTCCTCTGCGGCTTCGACGACGTCCTGGCCCCGGTCGTGGAGCAACTGGACTGCCTCGATGCCTACCTCGCCCCCGCCACCGCGCCGCTCGACTTCCTTGACTGGATGCTCAGTTGGGGTGGTGTGTCGCTGCCCTCCTCGGTGCCCGAGGCGGGCCGACGCTATGCCCTGTGGGCGGGGACCCGTCTTCAAGGGCTGCGCGGCACCCGCCCCGGCCTGGAGCTGCTGGCCGGTGAAGTCCTCGCTACCCAGATAGAGATCACCGACTCCGGGGGCACCCGCTTTGGTTCGCGCCCCGACGACCTGCCCGAGGACGACGAGCCGCCGCATGTCCATGTCCGGGTGGAGGTGCCGCGCGGGATGACCGCGCACGAGGTCAGAAGCCTGGTGAGCGACTGGCTGCCGGCCCATGCCCACACGGTCATCGAAACGGCCGGTCCCCGGGGCGAGGCGTAA
- a CDS encoding NADase-type glycan-binding domain-containing protein yields the protein MRSPQPFTPAEEETLRLGTFKDGVTPPPVVCPGPDCARPNPRARTFCACCGTLLRPPLPPPPRPWWLRITEGIRGFLRRRPRVWHRERRWYAPAAGAAAVLTLTLAGAGPSLTGPVRQGAALAYDRFASKAAVAASAVSASSRRAGYPARCAADGVDNRAWAPAPSGEQARGQWWQAEFTHPFRLTTLVVFNGVSLQPQEYLAAGRPQRLRAVAITAGKRAFVKELDLTDQPGPQTFSWGVDDVQSVRLQIIGVRAADGKGAKAPVGLAEVQFFTRRSQA from the coding sequence ATGCGCAGCCCGCAGCCGTTCACACCCGCCGAGGAGGAGACGCTGCGCCTTGGCACATTCAAGGACGGCGTCACCCCGCCGCCGGTGGTCTGTCCCGGCCCCGACTGCGCCCGGCCCAACCCGCGTGCACGGACCTTCTGCGCCTGCTGCGGGACATTGCTGCGTCCGCCGTTGCCGCCCCCGCCCCGCCCCTGGTGGCTACGGATCACCGAGGGGATCCGCGGCTTTCTGCGGCGGCGCCCCCGCGTGTGGCACCGTGAGCGCCGCTGGTACGCCCCTGCCGCCGGGGCCGCCGCCGTCCTTACGCTCACCCTGGCCGGGGCCGGGCCGTCGCTGACCGGGCCCGTGCGCCAGGGCGCCGCGCTGGCATACGACAGGTTCGCGTCGAAGGCCGCGGTGGCTGCCTCCGCCGTATCCGCCTCCAGCCGGCGGGCGGGGTACCCGGCCCGCTGCGCCGCAGACGGCGTGGACAACCGGGCCTGGGCACCGGCCCCATCCGGCGAGCAGGCGCGCGGCCAGTGGTGGCAGGCGGAATTCACGCACCCCTTCCGCCTCACCACGCTGGTCGTCTTCAACGGTGTCTCCCTCCAGCCCCAGGAGTATCTGGCGGCCGGCCGCCCACAACGGCTCAGGGCAGTGGCGATCACCGCCGGTAAACGCGCTTTCGTCAAGGAGCTTGACCTGACCGACCAGCCGGGCCCGCAGACCTTCTCCTGGGGCGTGGACGACGTGCAATCAGTACGGCTGCAGATCATCGGCGTACGGGCGGCCGACGGCAAGGGCGCGAAAGCCCCCGTGGGCCTCGCGGAGGTGCAGTTCTTCACCCGCCGATCGCAGGCCTAG
- a CDS encoding COG1470 family protein, with protein sequence MTLRAELIMPGDPVVPGEPVVADLLICNDGHIVDAYDLELLGLPGEWGARRLGRVVVFPGTSEQIGIPLVPPRSSDTVPGPLPFGVKVVSSERRELTAVPEAEVAVGEFWEVGARLARRTVKGRLGAAQFVAMHNTGNAPAHIRIRCAPHEDSAPVRARTRRAKVVLQAGERARVGVDVVNTKPRLWGESESCGMRLQIDWETQACRELEFAYERRPFLTKRVVKVFLALAATAVAAAALWLSPLGGKAELKTQSLSGPSQQAQQQKAQRDREQAEKKKEAAAGKEKAEQERKQREKGALKQKTLQQPLNARSPDGTSLDTYRIPRGYELRLAGVTITAAGPARGSWQLSAHHGALATGGMDEPHQQAWKDNPYVVPGDKTITLTVDCTPEETGTGHLPRSPNPSADTTSPDAPSACDATALLNGMLVPTKGPFASPLPHPVA encoded by the coding sequence ATGACTCTTCGGGCCGAACTGATCATGCCGGGCGATCCCGTCGTACCCGGCGAGCCAGTCGTGGCCGACCTGCTGATCTGCAACGACGGCCACATCGTCGACGCCTACGACCTGGAACTGCTGGGCCTTCCTGGAGAGTGGGGTGCCCGGCGACTGGGACGGGTCGTGGTCTTCCCCGGCACCAGTGAGCAGATCGGCATTCCGCTGGTCCCGCCCCGCTCCAGCGATACGGTCCCCGGACCGCTCCCGTTCGGTGTCAAGGTCGTCTCGTCGGAGCGCCGTGAACTGACCGCCGTGCCCGAAGCGGAGGTGGCCGTGGGCGAGTTCTGGGAGGTGGGCGCCAGACTCGCGCGCAGGACGGTCAAAGGCCGCCTCGGAGCAGCGCAGTTCGTCGCCATGCACAACACCGGCAACGCGCCCGCCCATATCCGCATCCGGTGCGCTCCTCACGAGGACTCCGCGCCGGTACGGGCGCGGACCCGACGGGCCAAGGTCGTTCTGCAGGCAGGGGAACGGGCGCGGGTCGGTGTGGACGTGGTCAACACCAAGCCGCGTCTGTGGGGTGAGTCGGAGAGCTGTGGGATGCGCCTGCAGATCGACTGGGAGACGCAGGCCTGCCGGGAGCTCGAGTTCGCCTACGAACGCCGTCCGTTTCTGACGAAAAGGGTGGTCAAGGTCTTCTTGGCTCTGGCTGCCACGGCCGTGGCAGCCGCTGCCCTGTGGCTCTCTCCCCTGGGCGGAAAGGCGGAACTCAAGACCCAGTCACTCAGCGGCCCGTCCCAGCAGGCCCAGCAGCAGAAGGCGCAGAGGGACCGGGAACAGGCCGAAAAGAAGAAGGAAGCCGCAGCAGGCAAGGAGAAGGCGGAGCAAGAGCGCAAACAGCGGGAGAAGGGGGCGCTGAAGCAGAAGACTCTGCAACAGCCCCTCAACGCCCGCTCACCCGACGGCACCTCCTTGGACACCTACCGAATCCCCCGGGGGTACGAGCTGCGGCTGGCCGGTGTGACGATCACTGCCGCGGGGCCCGCCCGGGGCAGCTGGCAACTGTCCGCGCACCACGGGGCGCTGGCCACCGGCGGCATGGACGAGCCGCACCAGCAGGCCTGGAAGGACAACCCCTATGTCGTGCCCGGGGACAAGACCATCACGCTCACCGTGGACTGCACCCCTGAGGAAACCGGCACAGGACACCTGCCACGCTCCCCCAACCCCTCAGCCGACACCACCTCCCCCGACGCCCCCTCGGCCTGTGACGCCACTGCGCTGCTCAACGGCATGCTCGTGCCTACGAAGGGCCCCTTCGCCTCCCCCCTGCCCCACCCCGTCGCATGA
- a CDS encoding Pvc16 family protein — MSVVQHVDDILRELLHQGPLEGTRIPVTFDTPGPQWAAHRDSPCVNIFLHSLEQDASRSQSGDIGIVDEDGAVIGYRKPPRYFALSYLITVWAQTVLDEHRVLGQLLEWCADTEELLPPEQDGRRFTMRLRGCGGPEGEGTVAARVWSALGTPPRPALDLVVTVPLERRATQAAPAPVRGTALRIRRLPPSEGETGPRGEDSLDRAAGRPRRNVKEVG, encoded by the coding sequence GTGAGTGTGGTGCAGCACGTCGATGACATCCTTCGAGAGCTGCTGCACCAGGGCCCCTTGGAGGGCACCCGCATCCCCGTCACCTTTGATACGCCCGGCCCCCAGTGGGCCGCACACCGCGACAGCCCCTGCGTGAACATCTTCCTGCACAGTCTGGAACAGGACGCGAGCCGCAGCCAAAGCGGCGACATCGGCATCGTGGACGAGGACGGCGCAGTGATCGGATACCGCAAGCCGCCCCGCTACTTCGCCCTGTCCTATCTGATCACCGTATGGGCCCAGACCGTCCTGGACGAACATCGCGTCCTGGGACAGCTGTTGGAGTGGTGTGCCGACACCGAGGAACTCCTCCCGCCGGAACAGGACGGCCGTCGTTTCACGATGCGGCTGCGAGGCTGCGGCGGGCCTGAGGGCGAAGGCACGGTGGCCGCGCGGGTGTGGTCCGCACTGGGCACACCGCCGCGCCCCGCGCTCGACCTGGTGGTAACCGTCCCGCTCGAACGTCGGGCCACCCAGGCCGCCCCCGCCCCGGTGCGGGGTACCGCCCTGCGCATCCGCCGTCTTCCGCCCTCCGAAGGGGAGACCGGCCCGCGCGGGGAGGACTCGCTGGACCGGGCCGCGGGCCGCCCGCGCCGCAACGTCAAGGAGGTCGGTTGA